The following are from one region of the Nicotiana tomentosiformis chromosome 7, ASM39032v3, whole genome shotgun sequence genome:
- the LOC104110262 gene encoding putative glycine-rich cell wall structural protein 1 has product MKMTPHSKAFIILIVVGVFVRDTSARKLLGDAVATIFDYKIPAADGFGLGAQIVGGSGGGGGGGGGGGGGAFTSGFGSGFGFGFGSGQGSGLDGTGGGGGGGGGGGENGGSGYGFGIGEGFGGGGI; this is encoded by the exons ATGAAAA TGACACCACATTCAAAGGCATTCATTATTCTCATTGTTGTGGGGGTATTTGTACGTGACACTTCAGCTAGGAAGCTCCTGGGAGATGCAGTAGCTACAATCTTTGACTACAAGATCCCTGCAGCAGATGGCTTCGGACTAGGTGCCCAAATTGTAGGAGGGTctggtggaggaggaggaggcGGTGGCGGTGGAGGAGGTGGAGCTTTTACTAGTGgatttggttcaggatttggattTGGCTTCGGTAGCGGTCAGGGATCAGGTTTAGATGGTACCGGCGGAGGCGGCGGCGGTGGTGGCGGAGGCGGAGAGAATGGTGGTAGCGGTTATGGCTTTGGAATAGGAGAAGGTTTCGGTGGAGGCGGTATCTGA